In Haloplanus rubicundus, one DNA window encodes the following:
- the dph2 gene encoding diphthamide biosynthesis enzyme Dph2, whose protein sequence is MSQDASTEGDLRNTGMSLKHDREWDYELDRIVEAVEERNATKVGLQFPEGLKRRGPAVADDLRALTDDDVTYMLSGQPCYGACDLDTYLMRRTDVFVHFGHSPMKESEKIIYVPLFSNVDPFPMMEDALAELPEEDVGLVTTAQHMNRFGEMKSWLESEGYTVHTRKGDDRLTHEGQVLGCNYASADIDADQVLYVGGGKFHPLGLAMEHPDKKVVIADPVNNVVTVADTEKFMKQRYGAVHRAMDAEKWGVIFCTKIGQGRWEMAEEIVNDNDDAYLITMDEVTPDRLRNFDMDAFVNTGCPRITTDDGPQFHKPMLTPGEYRIAVGDEPLDSLSFDTFHGTW, encoded by the coding sequence ATGAGTCAGGACGCGTCTACCGAGGGGGACCTCCGGAACACCGGCATGTCCCTCAAACACGACCGGGAGTGGGATTACGAACTCGACCGCATCGTCGAGGCGGTCGAGGAACGGAACGCCACGAAGGTCGGCCTCCAGTTCCCCGAGGGGCTGAAGCGTCGCGGTCCCGCCGTCGCCGACGACCTCCGCGCGCTCACCGACGACGACGTGACCTACATGCTCTCGGGCCAGCCCTGTTACGGCGCCTGCGACCTCGACACCTACCTCATGCGCCGGACGGACGTGTTCGTCCACTTCGGCCACTCGCCGATGAAGGAGTCCGAGAAGATCATCTACGTCCCCCTCTTCTCCAACGTCGACCCCTTCCCGATGATGGAGGATGCGCTGGCGGAACTGCCCGAGGAGGACGTGGGTCTCGTCACCACGGCCCAGCACATGAACCGCTTCGGGGAGATGAAGTCGTGGCTCGAATCGGAGGGCTACACCGTCCACACCCGGAAGGGCGACGACCGTCTCACCCACGAGGGGCAGGTGCTCGGCTGTAACTACGCCTCCGCGGACATCGACGCCGATCAGGTGCTCTACGTCGGCGGCGGGAAGTTCCACCCGCTCGGCTTGGCGATGGAGCATCCGGACAAGAAGGTCGTCATCGCCGACCCCGTCAACAACGTCGTCACCGTCGCCGACACGGAGAAGTTCATGAAGCAGCGCTACGGCGCCGTCCACCGCGCGATGGACGCCGAGAAGTGGGGCGTCATCTTCTGTACGAAGATCGGACAGGGCCGCTGGGAGATGGCGGAGGAGATCGTCAACGACAACGACGACGCCTACCTCATCACGATGGACGAGGTGACGCCGGACCGCCTCCGCAACTTCGACATGGACGCCTTCGTCAACACCGGCTGTCCGCGCATCACGACCGACGACGGCCCGCAGTTCCACAAACCGATGCTCACGCCGGGCGAGTACCGCATCGCCGTCGGCGACGAACCCCTCGACTCCCTCTCGTTCGACACGTTCCACGGCACCTGGTGA
- a CDS encoding tubulin/FtsZ family protein, protein MKLALVGVGQAGGKVMEALMEYDRRAGVGFVADAIAVNTARADLVGLDATPLDHRILIGGARLKGHGTGADNELGAEVASEDINEVMGAVDEVAVHEIDAFLVVAGLGGGTGSGAAPVVARELRRRYAEPVYGLGILPGRTEGSIYALNAARSFLTFVEQVDNLILFDNDAWRESGESLRTGYDRLNVEIARRLGVLFSAGEITEGQAVGESVVDASEIINTLGSGGISTVGYAATAVERPKARLFARRKPAPDVGDATNRVLSTVRRAALGRLTLPCELAGAERALLVVAGPPEYLDRRGIERARRWLEETTGSMEVRGGDYPLDSDYVAAVVLFSGVTDVPRIEELKGVAVEAQRRMQEIESEGPEGLHDLTWSGDGDEDGLDPLF, encoded by the coding sequence CGGCGTCGGGCAGGCCGGAGGGAAAGTGATGGAGGCGCTCATGGAGTACGACCGCCGTGCCGGCGTCGGCTTCGTCGCGGACGCCATCGCGGTCAACACGGCCCGGGCGGACCTCGTCGGTCTCGACGCCACTCCCCTCGACCACCGGATCCTGATCGGCGGGGCGCGACTCAAGGGCCACGGGACCGGTGCAGACAACGAACTCGGTGCCGAGGTGGCGAGCGAGGACATCAACGAAGTGATGGGTGCCGTCGACGAGGTGGCGGTCCACGAAATCGACGCGTTCCTCGTCGTCGCCGGTCTCGGCGGTGGGACGGGAAGTGGCGCCGCGCCCGTCGTCGCCCGCGAACTCCGGCGGCGCTACGCCGAACCCGTCTACGGGTTGGGTATCCTCCCTGGCCGGACGGAGGGGAGCATCTACGCCCTCAACGCCGCCCGCTCGTTCCTGACGTTCGTCGAGCAGGTGGACAACCTGATCCTGTTCGACAACGACGCGTGGCGGGAGAGCGGCGAGAGCCTCCGGACGGGCTACGACCGACTCAACGTGGAGATCGCCCGCCGTCTCGGCGTACTCTTCTCCGCGGGCGAAATCACGGAGGGACAGGCGGTCGGCGAGTCGGTCGTCGACGCCAGCGAGATCATCAACACCCTCGGAAGCGGCGGGATATCGACGGTCGGATACGCCGCGACGGCAGTCGAGCGCCCGAAAGCGCGCCTGTTTGCCAGACGGAAGCCGGCACCGGACGTGGGTGACGCGACCAACCGGGTCCTGTCGACGGTTCGCCGGGCCGCGCTCGGACGGCTCACCCTCCCCTGCGAACTCGCGGGCGCCGAACGCGCCCTCCTCGTCGTCGCCGGCCCCCCGGAGTATCTCGACCGCCGCGGGATCGAACGCGCCCGGCGCTGGCTCGAAGAAACGACGGGAAGCATGGAGGTCCGCGGCGGCGACTACCCCCTCGACTCGGACTACGTCGCCGCAGTCGTGCTGTTCTCGGGGGTCACCGACGTGCCCCGGATCGAGGAACTCAAAGGGGTCGCAGTCGAGGCCCAGCGCCGGATGCAGGAGATCGAATCCGAGGGGCCCGAGGGCCTGCACGACCTGACGTGGAGCGGCGACGGCGACGAGGACGGCCTCGATCCCCTGTTCTGA